The Deltaproteobacteria bacterium genome window below encodes:
- a CDS encoding helix-hairpin-helix domain-containing protein, with amino-acid sequence MRDKRYPAFLLISIALLVLFIYRNPSLFSEKPSASLPYKPLSTAPTSPSPAPLAKAAPEDPRPSIPVFPLDINKASAEDLMLLPGIGEKTALRIVEKRAEMNGFRTVDDLTEVKWVGKVKLERIRGLIFAGPSNKTPGPTPESLP; translated from the coding sequence ATGAGAGACAAGCGCTACCCCGCCTTCCTACTCATCTCAATAGCCCTTCTGGTTTTGTTCATCTACCGAAATCCATCGCTCTTTTCTGAAAAGCCTTCAGCGTCACTGCCATATAAGCCGCTTTCAACGGCCCCAACAAGCCCTTCTCCCGCCCCGCTTGCCAAAGCGGCTCCAGAGGACCCGAGGCCCTCCATCCCCGTTTTCCCTCTCGACATAAACAAGGCCTCGGCTGAAGACCTGATGCTCCTTCCGGGCATCGGCGAGAAGACCGCCTTGAGGATAGTCGAGAAAAGAGCGGAAATGAACGGTTTTCGGACGGTCGACGATTTGACAGAGGTCAAGTGGGTTGGTAAAGTCAAGTTGGAGAGGATTCGGGGCCTTATATTTGCCGGGCCGTCCAATAAGACCCCAGGTCCCACTCCAGAGAGCCTTCCGTAA
- the cimA gene encoding citramalate synthase, whose translation MIFLYDTTLRDGTQAEDISFSVEDKIRIAKALDDLGVHYIEGGWPGSNPRDIEFFKSMAGEKLGNSKLVSFGSTRRAGVKASVDANLKALVSSRTPAVTIFGKTWKLHVLKAIRVSLDENIEMIFDSVAYLKKRVDEVFYDAEHFFDAYKDDPAYALKTLKAAKEAGADVLVLCDTNGGTLPFEVAEITREVRLNTSARIGIHAHNDSDTAVASSLSAVREGAVMVQGTVNGFGERCGNANLCSIIPALKVKMGLDCIGAEKLKKLRNTARFVNELANLPHLKHQPYVGDSAFAHKGGIHVSAILKNPATYEHMSPDLVGNIQRVLVSDLSGRSNIIYKAEEYGVDISSGSEVVKGVLNELKLLEHHGFQYEGAEASFELLIQKALKKKERYFKLLDFRVIDEKRSEDEAPHSEATIKLEVNGVVEHTAAEGNGPVNALDRALRKALERFYPSIRDVELLDFKVRVLAGMQGTAAKVRVLVESGDGADKWGTVGVSENVIEASWQAIVDSLEYKLFKDGKKRKGKPRA comes from the coding sequence ATGATCTTTTTGTACGACACAACGCTCCGCGACGGGACGCAGGCCGAGGACATCTCCTTTTCCGTCGAGGACAAGATAAGGATAGCCAAGGCGCTCGACGACCTCGGGGTTCATTATATCGAGGGCGGCTGGCCCGGAAGCAACCCGCGCGATATCGAGTTCTTCAAGTCCATGGCCGGGGAGAAGCTCGGGAATTCCAAGCTTGTGAGCTTCGGCTCCACCAGGCGGGCCGGGGTCAAGGCCTCCGTAGATGCGAACTTGAAGGCCCTCGTCTCGTCCCGCACTCCGGCCGTAACCATCTTCGGAAAGACATGGAAGCTCCATGTGCTTAAGGCCATCAGGGTCTCGCTCGATGAGAACATCGAGATGATCTTTGATTCGGTAGCCTATCTTAAAAAGAGGGTCGACGAGGTCTTCTACGACGCCGAGCACTTTTTCGACGCCTACAAGGACGACCCGGCTTATGCATTGAAGACCCTCAAGGCGGCCAAGGAGGCAGGGGCAGACGTCCTGGTCCTCTGCGACACGAACGGCGGGACCCTGCCTTTCGAGGTAGCCGAGATAACGAGGGAAGTCAGGCTCAATACCTCGGCCCGCATCGGCATCCACGCGCATAACGATTCTGATACGGCGGTGGCAAGCTCGCTTTCAGCCGTGAGGGAGGGCGCGGTAATGGTGCAGGGGACGGTGAACGGCTTCGGGGAGAGATGCGGGAACGCGAACCTCTGCTCCATCATACCGGCCTTGAAGGTCAAGATGGGCCTTGACTGCATCGGTGCCGAGAAGCTCAAGAAGCTCAGGAATACGGCAAGGTTCGTTAACGAGCTTGCAAATCTCCCTCATTTGAAGCACCAGCCCTACGTGGGCGACAGCGCCTTCGCGCACAAGGGCGGCATCCATGTGAGCGCAATCCTAAAGAACCCGGCGACCTACGAGCACATGAGCCCTGATCTCGTGGGCAATATCCAGCGCGTGCTGGTCTCCGACCTCTCCGGAAGGTCCAATATCATCTACAAGGCCGAGGAGTACGGGGTCGACATATCGAGCGGCTCGGAAGTCGTAAAGGGCGTCCTCAACGAGCTTAAGCTCCTTGAGCACCACGGCTTCCAGTACGAGGGCGCCGAGGCATCATTCGAGCTCCTCATCCAGAAGGCCCTGAAGAAGAAGGAGAGGTACTTCAAGCTCCTCGATTTCAGGGTCATAGACGAGAAGAGGAGCGAGGACGAGGCGCCCCACTCCGAGGCCACCATAAAGCTCGAGGTGAACGGAGTGGTCGAGCACACGGCGGCGGAGGGGAACGGCCCGGTCAACGCGCTCGACCGGGCCCTCCGGAAGGCGCTTGAGAGGTTTTACCCTTCCATCCGGGATGTGGAACTGCTGGATTTCAAGGTGCGCGTCCTTGCAGGGATGCAGGGCACGGCCGCGAAGGTGCGCGTCCTTGTGGAATCCGGCGACGGGGCGGATAAATGGGGCACCGTCGGGGTTTCCGAGAACGTCATAGAGGCGAGCTGGCAGGCAATCGTCGACAGCCTCGAATACAAGCTCTTCAAGGACGGGAAAAAAAGGAAAGGCAAGCCCCGGGCGTAA
- a CDS encoding V-type ATP synthase subunit A encodes MKETRGKIYGVAGPTVMVKGMTGAIMNTVCLVGRQGLLGEIIRIKEDMVTLQVYEDTVGISVGEDVISYGIPLSVTLGPGLLAGLFDGIQRPLEKIRDTAGGFLTRGVKVEALDLDRVWDFTPIRKKGDTVAPGDILGTIEETERITHRVMVPPGLGGVIKEIKSGKVSGAEYICMLERGQFIELYQEWPVRRPRPFKAKLPPESPFITGQRVFDTLLPVAEGGTAIVPGGFGTGKTVVEQTIAKFSRSDIVVYVGCGERGNEMSEILSDFPKLKDPTSGLPLSLRTVIVVNTSNMPVAAREASIFTGITIAEYFRDMGYSVAMLADSISRWAEALREISSRLEEMPGEEGFPPYLATQLGMFYERSGKVMCLGSEDRTGSVTVISAVSPPGGDFSEPVTQASLRFAGTLWALDPDLAYRRHFPAVNWLASFSLFQAELDDWFGREVAEDMVRLRDRLYSLLQRQTELKEIIQIIGVEALQESDRLTLEAANLATDAFLKQSAFSEIDAFNTYEKQYWMLKTIFAYLESAEEALERGVFIETILDSPVKWKLARMKDEPNEGFSAKGRALIGEIESEFTILEEK; translated from the coding sequence ATGAAAGAGACGAGGGGAAAGATATACGGGGTGGCCGGCCCGACGGTCATGGTCAAGGGAATGACCGGGGCCATAATGAATACCGTCTGCCTCGTGGGCAGGCAGGGGCTCCTCGGAGAGATAATACGCATAAAAGAAGACATGGTGACGCTCCAGGTTTATGAGGATACCGTCGGAATCTCCGTAGGCGAGGACGTCATAAGCTACGGTATCCCTCTTAGCGTCACGCTCGGCCCGGGGCTCCTTGCCGGCCTCTTCGACGGCATACAGAGGCCGCTCGAAAAAATAAGGGACACTGCCGGAGGGTTCCTTACAAGGGGCGTAAAGGTCGAGGCGCTCGACCTCGATAGGGTCTGGGATTTTACGCCCATCAGGAAAAAGGGCGACACCGTCGCGCCCGGCGACATCCTCGGCACTATCGAGGAAACGGAACGCATTACGCACAGGGTGATGGTGCCGCCCGGCCTCGGGGGCGTCATAAAGGAGATAAAGTCCGGGAAGGTCTCGGGGGCCGAGTACATATGCATGCTCGAAAGGGGGCAGTTCATCGAGCTATACCAGGAATGGCCCGTAAGAAGGCCCAGGCCCTTTAAGGCGAAGCTACCGCCCGAGTCGCCTTTCATAACCGGACAGAGGGTCTTCGATACGCTCCTCCCGGTCGCCGAGGGCGGCACGGCGATTGTGCCCGGCGGCTTCGGCACGGGTAAGACCGTGGTCGAGCAGACCATTGCCAAGTTCTCTCGTAGCGACATTGTCGTATACGTTGGCTGCGGCGAGCGGGGTAACGAGATGTCGGAGATACTCTCGGACTTCCCCAAGCTCAAGGACCCGACCTCCGGGCTGCCGCTGAGCCTCCGGACGGTAATAGTCGTAAACACCTCCAACATGCCCGTCGCCGCCCGCGAGGCCTCGATATTCACGGGCATTACGATTGCCGAGTATTTCAGGGACATGGGCTACAGCGTCGCCATGCTCGCGGATTCCATCTCAAGGTGGGCCGAGGCCCTGCGGGAGATCTCGTCGAGGCTCGAGGAGATGCCCGGAGAGGAGGGGTTCCCGCCGTATCTCGCAACCCAGCTCGGCATGTTCTACGAGCGCTCCGGGAAGGTCATGTGCCTGGGCTCGGAGGACAGGACGGGGTCGGTAACGGTAATAAGCGCAGTATCTCCCCCGGGCGGCGACTTTTCGGAGCCCGTTACGCAGGCCTCGCTCCGGTTCGCGGGCACGCTTTGGGCGCTCGACCCGGACCTCGCGTACAGGAGGCATTTCCCGGCCGTCAACTGGCTCGCGAGCTTCAGCCTCTTTCAGGCCGAGCTCGACGACTGGTTCGGAAGGGAGGTCGCCGAGGACATGGTGAGGCTGAGAGACAGGCTCTACTCGCTCCTTCAGAGGCAGACCGAATTGAAGGAAATAATACAGATAATAGGCGTCGAGGCGCTGCAGGAATCCGACAGGCTGACACTCGAAGCCGCGAACCTCGCGACAGACGCGTTCCTAAAGCAGAGCGCATTCAGCGAAATAGACGCATTCAATACCTATGAGAAGCAATACTGGATGCTGAAGACCATATTCGCCTACCTTGAGAGCGCCGAGGAGGCTTTGGAGAGAGGGGTCTTCATCGAGACCATACTGGATAGCCCGGTAAAATGGAAGCTCGCCCGCATGAAAGACGAGCCGAACGAGGGCTTCTCGGCAAAGGGCCGGGCCCTCATAGGAGAGATCGAGAGCGAGTTCACCATACTCGAGGAAAAATGA
- a CDS encoding ATPase, translating to MQEGLIALAAALAIGLPALATGWAQSKIGAAGAGAVAEKPELTGIIIILVAIPETMVLLGFVVAYLLMGG from the coding sequence ATGCAAGAGGGACTCATAGCGCTCGCAGCCGCGCTGGCCATAGGGCTCCCGGCCCTGGCTACAGGATGGGCGCAGAGCAAGATCGGCGCTGCCGGGGCAGGTGCCGTGGCGGAGAAACCGGAGCTTACGGGCATAATAATCATACTGGTCGCCATCCCCGAGACAATGGTGCTCCTGGGCTTCGTCGTCGCGTACCTATTGATGGGCGGTTAG
- a CDS encoding V-type ATP synthase subunit F — MAELLVITGPGASIGFRCAGVDTLEVKEDSDISGTLLNIQSVGKYGLVAIEERLLERVPELAMKRLRKKGLPIIIPISLPLKWDEAGAAESPVVRLIRRAIGYQIKIKR; from the coding sequence ATGGCGGAACTGCTCGTTATAACAGGGCCGGGCGCATCTATCGGCTTCAGGTGCGCCGGGGTCGACACACTTGAGGTCAAGGAGGACTCCGATATCTCGGGCACGCTCCTCAACATCCAGTCGGTCGGAAAATACGGGCTCGTCGCAATCGAGGAGCGGCTTCTTGAAAGGGTCCCGGAGCTTGCGATGAAGCGCCTCCGGAAAAAAGGGCTCCCTATTATCATACCCATAAGCCTGCCGCTTAAGTGGGACGAGGCGGGGGCGGCGGAGTCCCCGGTAGTCCGTCTCATAAGAAGGGCCATAGGCTACCAGATAAAAATAAAGAGATAG
- a CDS encoding V-type ATP synthase subunit E, translating into MAANPDDSRDPLIAALEEDAKGQASRLIEEAEEAKEEILRRARAEAEKEADERLSTLRERLTRERASILNSAKTKAAGLKLGVRQELVGSVLVEAQKRLLSLPDADYGRLIDRLYLALREEWAKARPGEQAIIRLNPADAARIRADGARVEPDSKVAGGVVLTSFDGRVVFESTVSSMIERARKLMVPAIDKLLFREALP; encoded by the coding sequence ATGGCCGCAAACCCGGATGATTCCCGCGACCCGCTCATAGCCGCGCTCGAGGAGGACGCCAAAGGGCAGGCTTCGAGGCTCATCGAGGAGGCCGAAGAGGCGAAGGAGGAAATTCTCCGGCGCGCAAGGGCCGAGGCCGAAAAGGAAGCGGATGAGCGCCTCTCAACGCTCCGGGAGAGGCTTACGCGCGAGCGGGCATCGATTCTAAATAGCGCGAAGACAAAGGCCGCGGGCCTTAAGCTAGGGGTCAGGCAGGAGCTTGTGGGGAGCGTGCTCGTTGAGGCGCAAAAAAGGCTGCTATCCCTTCCGGACGCGGATTACGGAAGGCTCATTGACCGGCTTTACCTGGCCCTGAGGGAGGAATGGGCGAAGGCGAGGCCGGGCGAGCAGGCGATCATCCGTCTAAACCCGGCTGACGCGGCCCGCATACGCGCGGACGGCGCACGGGTAGAGCCGGACTCCAAGGTGGCGGGCGGGGTCGTCCTGACCTCATTCGACGGCAGGGTGGTATTCGAGAGCACGGTTTCTTCGATGATCGAGAGGGCGAGGAAGCTCATGGTCCCCGCGATAGACAAGCTCCTTTTCAGGGAGGCGCTCCCGTGA
- a CDS encoding V-type ATPase subunit, whose translation MPASRPSHTDLSYFNARVRGLRGKLLKSQDYEALIQSEGPAQAVDRLRSSAYGPDIEAALARFVSVEEAFPAALKSSLSDSFELLWKLAPEGARPFLKAVFSIWEIFDLKAIIRGISRGVRSEDIRDVLIPAGELDTAALNTLLSSRDLQDLAGFLRTWGSIYAKPVSKGLPAFIKNGRTAEMEIALDRHSAEALLSALEGEWLDVSIMRGWAAMRVDFINITTLVKISGEAYTPEGAGEFFVRGGKALRKNEFIRLSELKKREELFDALRGLITEPAIKGVLDSGDPRDPALLEESAEKALEKRLAATAVSEPLSIALGAAYIHMKVGETRNLRLIFRGKLFGMPEDEIKKLMFLPL comes from the coding sequence ATGCCCGCGTCCAGGCCGTCCCATACGGATTTGAGCTACTTTAACGCGAGGGTCAGGGGACTCAGGGGAAAGCTCCTCAAAAGCCAGGACTATGAGGCGCTCATCCAGTCTGAAGGCCCTGCTCAGGCAGTTGATAGGCTCCGATCGAGCGCCTACGGCCCTGACATCGAGGCCGCACTGGCGCGTTTCGTCTCAGTCGAGGAGGCGTTCCCCGCGGCCCTCAAATCCAGCCTCTCGGACTCCTTCGAGCTTCTCTGGAAACTCGCTCCCGAAGGCGCAAGGCCGTTCCTCAAGGCGGTCTTCAGCATTTGGGAGATCTTTGACCTCAAGGCCATTATACGCGGGATATCGAGGGGCGTAAGGAGCGAGGACATCCGCGATGTCCTCATACCAGCCGGAGAGCTCGATACCGCGGCGCTCAATACCCTCCTTTCATCCAGGGACTTGCAGGACCTTGCGGGCTTTCTCCGCACATGGGGGAGCATATATGCGAAGCCGGTCTCAAAAGGCCTGCCCGCGTTCATTAAAAACGGCAGGACCGCTGAGATGGAGATAGCCCTCGACAGGCATTCGGCTGAGGCGCTTCTTTCGGCCCTCGAAGGCGAATGGCTGGACGTCAGCATAATGAGAGGCTGGGCCGCAATGAGGGTCGATTTCATAAATATAACCACCCTTGTCAAGATTTCCGGCGAGGCCTACACCCCCGAGGGCGCGGGTGAGTTTTTCGTAAGAGGCGGAAAGGCGCTCAGGAAAAACGAGTTCATAAGGCTTTCGGAGCTTAAGAAAAGGGAGGAGCTTTTCGACGCGCTCCGGGGCCTCATAACCGAGCCCGCCATAAAGGGGGTGCTCGATTCGGGAGACCCGCGCGACCCTGCCCTCCTTGAGGAATCGGCTGAAAAGGCGCTCGAGAAGCGCCTTGCCGCGACCGCCGTATCGGAGCCGCTTTCAATTGCCCTGGGCGCCGCATACATACACATGAAGGTCGGGGAGACCAGGAACCTGAGGCTCATCTTCAGGGGAAAGCTCTTCGGGATGCCCGAGGACGAAATAAAGAAGCTCATGTTCCTGCCTTTATGA
- a CDS encoding V-type ATP synthase subunit B translates to MALDLIKRQYRTLATISGPLIFVDRMTRGSLGEMCVVDLPEGEQRTGQILQLMGERAVIQVLEGTSGIDSDESSVLPTGETARVGVSMDLFGRVLNGFGEPIDGLPPIVPDEYKEINGLPMNPAAREKPDFFVQTGISAIDGLNTLVRGQKLPIFSGAGLPAKELALQIVRQAKVAEAEEFAVILGAMGITSRESFFFRRSLEEAGALERTIAFINQVNDPTIERLFTPRIALTVAEYLAFERGYHVMVVLTDMTSYCESLREIGSAREEIPGRRSYPGYMYTDLATLYERAGRLKGGKGSVTLMPILTMPDDDITHPIPDLTGYITEGQIVLSRALHRKGIYPPIDVLPCLSRLMNLGIGKGKTRDGHRTIADQLYSAYARGIDVRRLVTIVGEEGLSDLDRRYLAFSDEFERRFVGQGREDRSIDETLDLGLELLKTVPEREAVARRR, encoded by the coding sequence ATGGCGTTGGACCTCATAAAAAGACAGTACAGGACGCTTGCGACCATATCCGGCCCGCTCATATTCGTGGACAGGATGACAAGGGGGAGCCTCGGCGAGATGTGCGTCGTCGACCTCCCCGAAGGCGAGCAGAGGACCGGGCAGATACTCCAGCTCATGGGGGAGAGGGCCGTCATACAGGTGCTTGAAGGGACCTCGGGAATAGACTCCGACGAGTCGAGCGTGCTGCCGACCGGGGAGACGGCCCGTGTAGGTGTCTCCATGGACCTCTTCGGCAGGGTTCTTAACGGCTTCGGCGAGCCCATAGACGGCCTGCCGCCCATAGTGCCTGACGAGTACAAGGAGATAAACGGGTTGCCCATGAACCCGGCCGCCCGCGAAAAGCCGGACTTCTTCGTCCAGACCGGCATCTCGGCAATAGACGGGCTCAATACCCTCGTCCGGGGGCAGAAGCTCCCGATATTCTCGGGCGCGGGGCTCCCTGCAAAGGAGCTGGCTCTTCAGATAGTGAGGCAGGCGAAGGTCGCTGAGGCGGAAGAGTTCGCGGTCATACTCGGTGCAATGGGCATAACATCGAGGGAGAGCTTCTTTTTCAGGAGGTCGCTTGAGGAGGCTGGCGCGCTTGAGCGGACCATAGCATTCATAAACCAGGTGAACGACCCGACCATCGAGAGGCTCTTCACCCCGAGGATAGCGCTTACCGTCGCCGAGTACCTCGCCTTCGAGCGCGGCTATCATGTGATGGTGGTCCTTACGGACATGACCTCATACTGCGAATCGCTCCGTGAGATAGGGAGCGCACGCGAGGAGATCCCCGGCAGAAGGAGCTATCCCGGCTATATGTACACCGACCTTGCGACCCTCTACGAAAGGGCGGGTAGGCTCAAGGGCGGCAAGGGCTCCGTGACGCTCATGCCCATACTCACCATGCCCGACGATGACATAACGCACCCCATACCCGACCTTACCGGCTACATCACCGAGGGGCAGATAGTCTTGAGCAGGGCCTTGCACAGAAAAGGGATATACCCGCCCATAGACGTCCTCCCGTGCCTTTCGCGGCTAATGAACCTCGGTATAGGAAAGGGTAAGACGAGGGACGGGCACAGGACCATAGCCGACCAGCTCTACTCCGCGTACGCGAGGGGCATCGACGTAAGAAGGCTCGTGACTATAGTCGGCGAGGAGGGGCTTTCGGACCTTGACCGGAGATACCTGGCCTTCTCCGACGAGTTCGAAAGGAGGTTCGTGGGCCAGGGCCGGGAAGACCGCTCCATAGACGAGACCCTGGACCTGGGGCTTGAGCTCCTTAAGACAGTGCCCGAGAGGGAGGCCGTGGCAAGGAGAAGATAG